CGATGCGTTGGCCGCGGCGATGGCCTCCTTCGATGTGTTCGTACACCCGGGCGAGAGCGAGACGTTCGGCCAGACCCTGCAGGAGGCCCATGCCAGTGGGGTGCCCGTCGTGGCCACCGGACGCGGAGGGCCACTCGATCTCGTGCGCATGGGGATCGACGGATGGCTGTATCGCCCCGGCGACCTCGACGATCTGCGGATGCGTGTCACGGATCTCGCGGGAGACGCGCGCAAGCGGCGCGCGTTCGGGACGGCGGGGTGGGAGGCCGTGCAAGGGCGTTCCTGGGCCAGCGTGTGCGATCAGCTTCTGGAGCACTACGCGGAGGCGAGGACACTGAAGCGCGTGGACGGTGCGCTGCGCGCTCGCCGCGGGGTGCGACCGGAGATCACGGTGCCGGTGGATGCGGTTCCCTGGCGTCGCTACGTCGCGCTCGGCGACTCCCTGACCGAGGGGCTCTGTGATCCCGCCCCCGACGGCGCCCTGCGCGGGTGGGCCGATCGCCTCGCTCTTCTGCTCGCCGCACGCGGAGGGATCCACTACGCCAACCTCGCCATCCGGTCGAAGCGGGTGTCGGATGTCTGCGGGACCCAACTGGAGCGCGCCATCGCACTGCGGCCTGACCTCGTCTCGGTCCTGATCGGCGCCAATGACCTGGTGAAGCATCGGGTGGACATCGCCGCGCTCGCCGCGCGCCTCGAGGACGCCGTGATGCAGTTGCGGGGGATCGGAGCGGATGTGGTGCTCGTGACGCCCTTCCTGCCCCGACGGCGAGCCGCCGGGATCTACACGGCACGGTTCGCCGCCTTCGCCAGCGCGTTGACGGGGATCGCCGCGCGGACGGGAGCGATCCTCATCGACACCGACCTGCATCCCACGCTCGGAGACCGCCCGCACTGGGGTGAGGATCTGGTGCACCTCAGCAGCAGGGGCCATCGCTTTCTGGCCTATCGCGTCGGTGAGGTACTCGCGGTGCCGCACGCCGATGCGCTCGGCGCGCTCGATGCGGCGCTCCACGAGCACGAGCCGATCGGTACCGGGCTGTGGTGGAGGCGGCACGCGCTGCCCTGGGTCTGGCGTCGACTGCACGGACGCGCCGCAGGGGACGGCCGCGTCGCGAAGCACGACGAGTACGTCTATCTGGGCCGCTCGTCGGCCCAGCGCGGAGTGCCGGTGATCTGACCGGTCGGCGTCGACCCGCCGCGCGGATTCATCGGCTCAGCGGCGTCCCATCCCGCGGTAGTCCCACCCGGCGGCGCGCCACGCGGCAGCGTCCAGGCAGTTGCGCCCGTCGATGATGACCCGCCGTCGCACGAGGCCGGCGGCGTGCAGCGGTGACAGTTCCCGTCGGTACTCGTCCCATTCCGTCACGACCACCACGGCGTCGGCGTCGCGCAATGCGTCGTCGCGGTCGCGCTCGTATCCGAGCTGGGGATGGAGCGCCGCCGCATTGTCGATCGCGGCCGGATCGGTCACCACGACGTCGGCGCCGAGACCGCGCAGACGCACGGCGACGTCGAGCGCGGGGGAGTCGCGGATGTCATCGCTGAACGGCTTGAACGCAGCGCCGAGCACCGCGATCCGCCGACCGAAGGCGAGGCCGCCGAGTGCATCGACGACGAGTTGGACAGCACGGTCACGTCGGCGCAGGTTGATGGTGTCGACTTCGCGCAGGAAGCCGACCGCCTCGCCGCGCCCCAACTCCTCGGCCCGAGCGGCGAACGCCCGGATGTCCTTCGGCAGGCATCCGCCCCCGAAACCGATCCCTGCACCGAGATAGCGCCGACCGATGCGGGTGTCGTGCCCGAGCGCGTCGGCGAGCATCGTGACGTCGGCGCCGGATGCCTCGGCGATCTCGGCCATCGCGTTGATGAACGAGATCTTGGTGGCGAGGAAGGCGTTCGCCGCTCCTTTGACGAGCTCCGCGGTCGCGAGGTCGGTGACGAGGAACGGCGAGCCCGCGTCGATCGCTGACGCGTAGGCCGTGCGCAACAGATCTGCGGCGCGTTCACCGTCGGCACCCTCCGGCACGCCCACCACCAGCCGATCGGGAGTGAGCGTGTCGTGCACGGCCCAGCCTTCGCGCAGGAACTCCGGATTCCAGACGAGGGTCGCACCGCTGGGCGCGATCCGCTCGGTGATACGCGCGGCTGTCCCGACCGGCACCGTCGACTTCCCCGCCACGACGTCTCCGGGGCGCAGATGGGGGAGGAGGCCCTCGACCGCTGCGTCGACGAAGCGCAGGTCGGCGGCATGGCCACCCGGCACCTGCGGTGTGCCGACCGCGAGGAAGTGCACGTCGGAACCGGCGGCATCCGCCGTGTGCACGCTGAAGCGCAGGCGACCGGACTGCAACCCCTCCTGGAGCAGTTCCGTGAGCCGCGGCTCGTAGAAGGGGGCATCGCCGGAGGAGAGCGATGCGATCTTCTGCTCGTCCACATCGATTCCGACGACGTCGTGGCCGATCGAGGCCATGGCTGCGGCGTGCACGGCACCGAGGTACCCGCATCCGATCACTGACATGCGCATGGGGTCAGCACAGTCGACGCCGGTCGCCGCGCACCGACGCTGGGGTGAACGGGGCATGGACGGCGCATGTCGGAACCGCCCGCGCAGAAGCGGAACAACGGATTCGTGGGGTGCGCTGGTAGGGTGGATGCGGTTGCATTCTGTCAACCGTTCCAATTTCATATCGACTCATGGAGCGATCGGCGGAGAAGCTGGTCCCCTGTGGTGGGTTCCTCGGCGTGGCGTCGAGTGGCATTCCACTGGTGGCCAGCGCAGGCGAGATTCGCGGGAGTGCCCGCGCGCCCATATCCGGTTGTATCCGCTCCTTCATGAACACGCTCGCGCGTCATACGGATTCGCGAGTCTAAACAAAGAAGGAGAGACCTCTTGGAAGGTCCTGAAATCACTGCCACCGAGGCCGTTCTCGACAACGGTCGCTTCGGCACCCGCACCATCCGCTTCGAGACCGGCCGCCTCGCGCAGCAGGCACAGGGCGCAGTCGCCGCCTACCTCGACGGCGAGACCATGCTCCTCTCGGCCACCAGCGCAGGCAAGCACCCGCGCGAAGGCTTCGACTTCTTCCCGCTGACGGTCGACGTCGAAGAGCGTTCCTACGCCGCCGGCAAGATCCCCGGCTCGTTCTTCCGTCGCGAGGGTCGTCCCTCCACCGAGGCGATCCTGGTCTGCCGTCTGATCGACCGTCCGCTGCGCCCGTCGTTCGTCGACGGACTCCGCAACGAGGTCCAGATCGTCATCACCGTCCTCTCGATCGCACCGGGCGAGTTCTACGACGCTCTCGCGATCAACGCCGCCTCCGCGTCGACGCAGATCTCGGGTCTGCCGTTCTCCGGTCCCGTCGCGGGTGTGCGCCTCGCGTTCATCCCCGGCCAGGGCGAGCACGCCGACCAGTGGGTCGCGTTCCCGAACGCCGAGCAGGTCGCAGAGGCCGTGTTCGACCTGATCGTCGCCGGTCGTGTCGTCACCAAGGCCGACGGAACCGAAGACGTGGCGATCATGATGGTCGAGGCTGAGGCCACCGAGGGCAGCTGGAACCTGATCAAGGCCGGCGCCACCAAGCCCGATGAGGCCGTCGTCGCGCAGGGCCTCGAGGCATCGAAGCCCTTCATCGCGCAGCTGGTCAAGGCTCAGGCCGAGCTCGCCGCGACCGCGTCGAAGGAGCCGGGCGTCTACCCGGTCTTCCCGCCGTACAGCGACGAGGTCTTCAGCTTCGTCTCCGAGCGCGCATTCGCCGAGCTCAGCGATGTGTACCAGATCGCCGACAAGACCGAGCGTCAGAACGCCGACGACGCGATCAAGGATCGCGTCAAGGGCGAGCTCGCCGCAGCCGTCGAGGCCGGCACGCTGCCGTCCTCGGCGCTCACCGAGTTCTCGGGCGCGTACAAGTCGGTCACCAAGAAGATCGTCCGCGGTCGCATCCTCACGGAGAACGTGCGCATCGACGGTCGTGGACTGGCGGACATCCGTCCGCTCGACGCCGAGGTGCAGGTCATCCCGCGCGTGCACGGTTCCGCGATCTTCCAGCGTGGCGAGACCCAGATCATGGGTATCACCACGCTGAACATGCTCAAGATGGAGCAGCAGATCGACTCGCTGTCGCCCACGACGAGCAAGCGCTACATGCACCACTACAACTTCCCGCCCTACTCGACCGGTGAGACCGGCCGAGTCGGTTCGCCGAAGCGTCGCGAGATCGGGCACGGCTTCCTCGCCGAGCGCGCACTCGTTCCGGTTCTGCCGAGCCGCGAGGAGTTCCCGTACGCGATCCGTCAGGTCTCCGAGGCGCTCAGCTCCAACGGTTCGACCTCGATGGGTTCCGTCTGCGCATCGACGCTGTCGCTGCTCAACGCGGGTGTCCCGCTGCGCGCAGCCGTCGCCGGTATCGCCATGGGTCTCGTCTCCGACGAGGTCGACGGTGAGACCCGTTACGCCGCGCTCACCGACATCCTGGGTGCGGAGGATGCTCTCGGCGACATGGACTTCAAGGTCGCCGGTACCAGCGAGTTCGTCACGGCCATCCAGCTCGACACGAAGCTCGACGGCATCCCGACGTCCGTGCTCAACGGTGCGCTGACCCAGGCTCGTGACGCACGTCTGACGATCCTCAACGTCCTCAACGCCGCGATCGACGCTCCCGACGAGATGGCGCCGACCGCGCCGCGCGTCATCAGCGTGCAGATCCCGGTCGACAAGATCGGTGAGCTGATCGGCCCGAAGGGCAAGACGATCAACGCGATCCAGGACGAGACCGGCGCGCAGATCTCCATCGAGGAGGACGGCACCGTCTACATCGGCGCGACCGACGGCCCCTCGGCCGAGGCTGCCCGTGCCCAGGTCAACGCGATCGCCAACCCCACCAACCCGGAGGTCGGCGAGCAGTTCCTCGGAACCGTCGTGAAGATCGCGACGTTCGGTGCGTTCGTCTCGCTGCTCCCGGGCAAGGACGGCCTGCTGCACGTCACCGAGGTGCGCAAGCTCGCCGGTGGCAAGCGCGTCGAGAACGTCGATGACGTGCTCTCGGTCGGTCAGAAGATCCTCGTGAAGATCACGAAGATCGACGACCGCGGCAAGCTGTCGCTCGAGCCCGTGCTCGACGACGCGGCCGCTGCAGACGCTGCTCCCGCTGAGGAGTCCGCTGCCGAGTAATCGCACTCGCTCCGCTCGGAACCCGGGCGTCTCCGTCATGGAGGCGTCCGGGTTCCGTCGTTCGATGTGTGACCAAACCGTTATCGGAAGTTTTCGCGCCGTTCCCCGGATTGGTCGGAGTGTTCGCCGATGTCGCTTACCCTCGAAGTACGCACCGGGGGGTGCAGCACAAGGCAGGTACGCAGGTCGGATCGCACCGATCGACGCGGGGGTGAGAGTATGCGGTTGTTCAGCGTAGGCGCAGGAGCGTCCGAA
The sequence above is drawn from the Candidatus Microbacterium colombiense genome and encodes:
- a CDS encoding polyribonucleotide nucleotidyltransferase; protein product: MEGPEITATEAVLDNGRFGTRTIRFETGRLAQQAQGAVAAYLDGETMLLSATSAGKHPREGFDFFPLTVDVEERSYAAGKIPGSFFRREGRPSTEAILVCRLIDRPLRPSFVDGLRNEVQIVITVLSIAPGEFYDALAINAASASTQISGLPFSGPVAGVRLAFIPGQGEHADQWVAFPNAEQVAEAVFDLIVAGRVVTKADGTEDVAIMMVEAEATEGSWNLIKAGATKPDEAVVAQGLEASKPFIAQLVKAQAELAATASKEPGVYPVFPPYSDEVFSFVSERAFAELSDVYQIADKTERQNADDAIKDRVKGELAAAVEAGTLPSSALTEFSGAYKSVTKKIVRGRILTENVRIDGRGLADIRPLDAEVQVIPRVHGSAIFQRGETQIMGITTLNMLKMEQQIDSLSPTTSKRYMHHYNFPPYSTGETGRVGSPKRREIGHGFLAERALVPVLPSREEFPYAIRQVSEALSSNGSTSMGSVCASTLSLLNAGVPLRAAVAGIAMGLVSDEVDGETRYAALTDILGAEDALGDMDFKVAGTSEFVTAIQLDTKLDGIPTSVLNGALTQARDARLTILNVLNAAIDAPDEMAPTAPRVISVQIPVDKIGELIGPKGKTINAIQDETGAQISIEEDGTVYIGATDGPSAEAARAQVNAIANPTNPEVGEQFLGTVVKIATFGAFVSLLPGKDGLLHVTEVRKLAGGKRVENVDDVLSVGQKILVKITKIDDRGKLSLEPVLDDAAAADAAPAEESAAE
- a CDS encoding UDP-glucose/GDP-mannose dehydrogenase family protein; this translates as MRMSVIGCGYLGAVHAAAMASIGHDVVGIDVDEQKIASLSSGDAPFYEPRLTELLQEGLQSGRLRFSVHTADAAGSDVHFLAVGTPQVPGGHAADLRFVDAAVEGLLPHLRPGDVVAGKSTVPVGTAARITERIAPSGATLVWNPEFLREGWAVHDTLTPDRLVVGVPEGADGERAADLLRTAYASAIDAGSPFLVTDLATAELVKGAANAFLATKISFINAMAEIAEASGADVTMLADALGHDTRIGRRYLGAGIGFGGGCLPKDIRAFAARAEELGRGEAVGFLREVDTINLRRRDRAVQLVVDALGGLAFGRRIAVLGAAFKPFSDDIRDSPALDVAVRLRGLGADVVVTDPAAIDNAAALHPQLGYERDRDDALRDADAVVVVTEWDEYRRELSPLHAAGLVRRRVIIDGRNCLDAAAWRAAGWDYRGMGRR
- a CDS encoding GDSL-type esterase/lipase family protein, giving the protein MTESFLPHMNGVTGSVLQILRHLERTGHDAHVVAPAAYGIPTSVSGAAIEPIPSLALPGYRNVRVGTSPAHRVAASLRRFEPDVVHLASPFALGWRGILAAERLDVAAVAAYQTDVAAYTQRYRVAATTGIAHTHIARLHRRATLTLAPSTEAARQLEHLGVDRLRHWGRGVDAERFHPERRDPALRAQWQADVIVGYVGRLAPEKQVEDLSVLHSIPGVRLVIVGDGPSRPRLEAMLPQALFLGHLEGDALAAAMASFDVFVHPGESETFGQTLQEAHASGVPVVATGRGGPLDLVRMGIDGWLYRPGDLDDLRMRVTDLAGDARKRRAFGTAGWEAVQGRSWASVCDQLLEHYAEARTLKRVDGALRARRGVRPEITVPVDAVPWRRYVALGDSLTEGLCDPAPDGALRGWADRLALLLAARGGIHYANLAIRSKRVSDVCGTQLERAIALRPDLVSVLIGANDLVKHRVDIAALAARLEDAVMQLRGIGADVVLVTPFLPRRRAAGIYTARFAAFASALTGIAARTGAILIDTDLHPTLGDRPHWGEDLVHLSSRGHRFLAYRVGEVLAVPHADALGALDAALHEHEPIGTGLWWRRHALPWVWRRLHGRAAGDGRVAKHDEYVYLGRSSAQRGVPVI